The [Limnothrix rosea] IAM M-220 genome has a segment encoding these proteins:
- a CDS encoding Bax inhibitor-1 family protein: MSNTSNFRDAIRQAKGQDLVGSDVIKNALPYLGGGLVLTALGTYGGLGVIQTNPGIFMPTFWVALIAELVLFFVARGVAEKGNNTTALPLLAVYSLLSGYTLTGLVALALGTAGVGIQGVGIAALGCGVTFIVARNIGSNLSDEDGLALAQTVRLGITALLVVLVAQLGFSFFGVYTPSWLEVGISGLGTLLFAGCAVVDFYVLPRTYRDEQYLSAALSMYLTYINLFVFILRLLIAINSRD, encoded by the coding sequence ATGAGTAACACAAGTAATTTCCGCGATGCCATACGGCAGGCCAAGGGACAAGACCTCGTTGGCTCTGACGTTATTAAAAACGCGCTTCCCTATCTTGGTGGTGGTTTAGTTCTAACAGCTCTGGGAACCTATGGTGGCCTTGGCGTTATCCAGACTAATCCCGGCATCTTTATGCCGACTTTCTGGGTTGCCCTCATTGCTGAGCTCGTACTTTTCTTCGTCGCTCGCGGTGTTGCAGAGAAAGGCAATAACACCACAGCACTGCCTCTTTTAGCCGTCTACAGTTTACTTTCTGGCTATACTCTCACAGGTTTAGTTGCCCTCGCCCTTGGTACTGCTGGTGTGGGTATTCAAGGTGTCGGTATTGCGGCGTTAGGTTGCGGCGTAACCTTCATTGTTGCCCGTAACATTGGTTCAAATCTGTCTGACGAAGATGGCTTAGCTCTGGCTCAAACAGTGCGTCTCGGTATTACAGCTTTGCTGGTTGTCCTCGTGGCGCAACTCGGTTTTAGCTTCTTTGGTGTCTATACCCCTAGCTGGCTAGAAGTGGGTATTTCTGGTCTTGGTACATTGCTATTTGCTGGCTGTGCTGTTGTTGATTTCTATGTATTGCCTCGCACCTACCGTGATGAGCAATATCTCTCGGCGGCTCTGTCGATGTATCTCACCTACATCAACTTGTTTGTGTTTATTCTTCGTCTCTTGATTGCGATTAACAGTCGCGACTAA
- the accA gene encoding acetyl-CoA carboxylase carboxyl transferase subunit alpha, whose protein sequence is MPKTERRTFLLDFEKPLSELESRIDQIRELAEENNVDVSEQIKQLEERADQLRNEIFSALTPAQRLQLARHPRRPSTLDYVQMMTDEWFELHGDRGGSDDPALIGGIARFDGQPVMMLGHQKGRDTKDNVARNFGMPAPGGYRKAMRLMDHANRFGMPILTFIDTPGAWAGLEAEKLGQGEAIAYNLREMFSLDVPIICTVIGEGGSGGALGIGVGDRVLMLQHSVYTVATPEACAAILWKDAGKSEQAAAALKITAEDLKKLSIIDEIVTEPPSCAHSDPINAARLLKQTIQSNLQTLMQMTPDQRKDLRYQRFRKIGVFLE, encoded by the coding sequence ATGCCGAAAACGGAGCGTCGTACATTTTTATTGGACTTTGAGAAGCCACTGTCTGAGCTAGAATCACGAATCGATCAAATTCGAGAGCTGGCAGAAGAAAATAATGTCGATGTCTCGGAGCAGATCAAGCAGCTTGAAGAGCGTGCCGATCAGCTCAGAAACGAAATTTTTAGTGCCCTCACCCCCGCCCAAAGATTACAGCTGGCTCGCCATCCCCGTCGCCCTAGTACCCTCGACTATGTGCAAATGATGACGGATGAATGGTTTGAGCTCCATGGCGATCGCGGTGGGTCTGATGATCCGGCGCTCATTGGCGGTATTGCCCGCTTTGATGGACAGCCGGTGATGATGCTTGGTCACCAAAAGGGTCGTGACACAAAGGATAATGTTGCCCGCAACTTTGGGATGCCTGCTCCCGGTGGCTATCGCAAGGCAATGCGCCTGATGGATCACGCGAATCGCTTTGGGATGCCCATTTTGACGTTTATTGATACTCCCGGTGCTTGGGCTGGTCTTGAAGCGGAAAAACTTGGTCAGGGGGAGGCGATCGCCTACAACTTACGGGAAATGTTTAGTCTTGATGTACCGATTATCTGCACTGTCATTGGTGAAGGGGGTTCCGGCGGTGCGCTTGGTATCGGTGTCGGCGATCGCGTTTTAATGCTCCAACACAGCGTCTACACTGTCGCAACCCCTGAAGCTTGCGCTGCGATTTTATGGAAAGATGCAGGAAAATCGGAGCAAGCAGCTGCAGCCCTTAAAATTACGGCAGAAGACTTAAAAAAACTAAGTATTATTGACGAAATTGTGACCGAGCCGCCCTCTTGTGCCCATTCTGATCCAATCAATGCAGCACGCTTACTAAAACAAACCATTCAGTCTAATTTACAGACTTTGATGCAGATGACTCCCGACCAACGTAAGGATTTGCGTTACCAGCGTTTCCGTAAAATCGGCGTGTTTTTAGAATGA